The window atcttcatattagttttttattaaagtatttatttttttgatacaatattttgtttgtagtctgaaagtaaaaaaaaaaaaaaagataaaatagtgtaaatatcatttttgttgtgaatgtgttgtgttgttaaattattaacttagttttgaatcttgattattgtttaatcTATTTTGATCTTTATATGCTTtgaactatattttatatttgaaaacaataattgttattgttttcaaataaattagaatatatgttcaaatatttttgttaaaaaaaagcGTAAAACCGACCGCAACCGCTCAAAACCGCAAGGCTGATTTTTTATGTAAAACCgcgattaatttttgaaaaaatcatAAATGACCGCATGATATGACAAttcggtttgaatttttttaaaaaaaccgcaaAACCGCCCGTGATCACCCCTAATTACAATAAatgattaaagacatttaatttatGTAATTTTTATTGATATTGTTTTCATAAAGACTTTtccattttctttaaaaaaattaaaatgtgaATTGAAGAAATTTGAAAACATAAATTTCAATTATTGCTTGCATTAATTATATCACTTCGttatgaataatatttttttattttctttattcaAATTGAAACTGAATTCATTGAAAACATAAACTACTTTTACAATTTTGCATTTATTATATCAATTCGTttaatttgatatatgattttttattaCTTGATATATTTAGTTGTTATTATAAACTCTACAAATAATTCAGTTTGATTTCTGCATCACGTTTAGACAATCAATTTTcattcataattaaaaaaatgagtgcaatgttcagtatcacCTGTGagataaatcattcaaaaatatatttggCGCTTAAAATTTGATTAATTCGTTGATTCGATCTACCTgcatacaaaataaatacgTAATTAAATgtgaattattttcaatttattttttaaaattcaaatttaaattcgaTGTTACTTAAAAATATAAACTACATTTTAAGTATCTccattgattatatcattttatttaatttcgatTATAGTTTTAAGTTGTTTGttacttttatatattttatcttTACTACTCCCtatcatattaaataaaatataaaagattttatataatattacgcttttcaatttttttaaaagagtgtccgtaaaatattattattattatgtatcGTAATAGAACTTTAAAATATGTATCTTTGtagaaatttaatataaatatatttaactGGTCCAAAAAACaatcactacaaaaaaacggacCAAATGGCGACGGTTTTCCGTAAACCGTCGCCATTTTAGCGACGGCGTtaactaaaccgtcgctatataacgacggtttttaataaaccgTTGCTATTTTAATTAAACGACGGTTTAGTTCAAAATTGTCGCTAAAATAGCGATGGTTAAATTtacaccgtcgctatttagGGACCGTTTttgataaaccgtcgctaatataacGACTGTTTAAAAAACCCGTCGTTATTTTATGCGACGGGTAAAATACCCGTCGCCATTTAAAAAATGGCGACTGGTTTATAAAACAGTCGCAATAGTATAACGACGGTTTAGGTGTCACGGTCGCTAAAAAATAGGGACGGTTTTTTATAAAACGGTCGCCTATATAGATAAGCAACGGTTTTTAatacaccgtcgctaatataaCGACGGTTTGTTTATACCCGTcgttataatagcgacggttttcagaTAGCCCGTCGCCGATCGtagagcgacggtttttatagaaccgtcgccgatctagatcggcgacggttcttgttaaaaccgtcgctatgtttCTTTTTATACTGTCCTTCCCGATCATTTTCTTAAACAATTTCGTCTATATCAGGTTAGATGTTAAACTCTTATCCATTTTTTCGAAGTTTCGTTTTTTTTATTTCGTACTAACATTTTTTGGTATTTATCTTGTAGATTTGCTGATCGATCCGATCTTCGAACACTACGTGGGAGCTGCAAATCTTCGCACAAATCaggtttcaattttttttttacacagAAATTTTACTACATGATTTTACGTTTTGCGTATAGGTTTTTTCTGATTTTTACGGATAAACATCGTGTTATAAAGATTTCTAcgataaacaccgtcgctattaaGCGGcggtatttttaaaaaaccacCGTaccatttagcgacggtttttatgaaGAACACCGTCTCTATATTGGCGACGGAGTTTTTATGTCCGTCgctatatttgcgacggttttcaaaaCCGTCGCCAATATAGAGACGGTGTTCttcataaaaaccgtcgctatataacgACGGGAGTTTTAAACCGTGACTTTTTTTGGCGACGGAGCAGCAGGTCACGGGTTGACTGACCGTCGTTACAACCGTCGCCAAACgggattagcgacggttttagcgacggttttgaccgtcgctaatcccgtactttttttgtagtgaatgacatttttaatcaaaatttattcatttaataactgacaaaaaaatttgaatttttgaaaaatatttatttattgtttaatttttttgataaacaaaataatatatgattcttaaatattttttatgaattttttattaatagtaGTTTCACTTGATCAAGATAAATAAAtcaatttaatgataaaatatttttatcatcatTTGAGTGTTGacataaatattttgatatactatttttttataatagcatttaaaatttatatatattcattatattatatcattaattttaaataattatccaAGCTCTAAATTTACCAATTTTAATCATTAGTTACATAAAATAGCGTGCATTTTGTAGATCGCATGGGTGAAATGctagtaataaaaaaaaaaaactttgtgATGGCAATATATAGCTGcttatttatgtatatatattgttttataATTTAGTATAGATTTATTAATCTCTTGATGGCATggcaaatttaaaaaattatcgcAATAGTCATGGTCGATTTTCATAATTATGATATTATTCCTATTTCAATATAAATCAAAGTAATTATAATAAAAGTTGCTTAAGCTCGAAAGAAATTTTTTAAGCTTATGCAACGCATGCACCAGAGCACTAGTATTTAACGCTTGTGTCATTAATATCAATAACTAATGTGCAATTTGAATAGCTAGCGTATATATTCTTGATAACAcacattttgtgtagcaaagtTCTTTTAAGCAGACAGCCCTCTAAATTTTTTGTTTGagattaaatttataaaaagattaaaaaaaatctatattaaaaaataaattgcaAAACGATGGTAGCGCCTACTAGCTAAGCTGAAAAATAACATCCTTACAATATCTTTAAATTTCAACTACAACGCATGCAATCTATATATAACCTTAAAAATGAAATTATTAGTTCCGGGGACGAGTATTTTCCGGTGAGGCGGTTCCGGTGACGACTTTCGCAACATCCAGTGCAGTAGCCTCAGGTTTCTTCTTGGAGTACAAGGTGAAATAGCCAATGATAGCTGCACACACGAACCCGCCAATGGCCATTCTTGCCGGGCAAAAAGGCATCTTGCTCCTCTGGTGGAGAACCTCTGTGTTATGTTGTGTCGCCGCAGGCATTCTTGGCGGCCCTGGTAAGCTCCCTCGAAGCCATGGTGGGGGTGGCTACCCCCGCAGCCTTGATGACTGGCTGGCCCTGCCCCGGTGGAGGTGGTGCCCGCATTCCTGTTGGATTCACATTCCCTGGTGCTACTaccattgtttatattttgttttgttttttgttatgTTGTTTGATGAATTTGTACGAGGGGGATTGAAAGAAAAATAGGGCTGGAGATTGTTACACGTTTGACAAGTGGAGTGCGATCAGTGAATTAAGCATTCTAACGAACACGAATCGTTTTTATTTTCATCTGCTGAATCGGTCTCTATATCCGGTTCCTTTGTGTGTGTAATctagtttttttcttttttctttttttcgtTTTTTGGTATAATTGCATGCAAGAATTTGTGGGAATTGTTTAATTTTCTGATCATATAGgctatatatttcaaaattgaAAATGAATTCatctgatttttcatttaatctTACTTAAATTCTTTGGcccttttttttaaatctttttgaTTGATAATAATCCATTCAAGTTCAATACAAGAATGGATAAAGTCGATTcatatttaaaatgaaaaaataatactttctaaataaaaaaaattagtttttcatGAATCGGAATGATTTGAAAATCTGACTCACAAAAATTGACCCGTTGGACGGATGGTCTCGGGAGAAATGTCACATGCATGCGAATGCTCCAGTCATGCCAGAACGGATCCAGCAAACAAGTTAACAAAATTAGCCACTAATTAATGCTAATTACTAATTAAAAAAACTcccttaattaatttaaaatcatcctaataacaaaatcataatgATGCCAACCCCATTTaaacaaaatcaagaaaaacacaatacataaaaAAACATTAGTCTAATAAGTAATACCAACCAACATGCCATGCAAATTGTCTCGCGAAATAATGAACTACTGCTTTAAAGTCATATTTCTCTAAATCGAAGATAAAATTACGACCACAGCAGCGCCGGTGACAAACCACCATGTCTTTGGTCCAGAGCTAGCGGTCGAGGGTAGCCGGAGCTGGTGCAAGGTGGTCTATATCCGCTGGAGAAGGTTCCCGCGTCACGGGCTGCAGCTGGCTGTGGTTTGCTGACAGAACTTTGATCTCAAGCTTTTGGCCTTTCTCGCAGTGGCCTTCTGCCCCACTGATGAAGAAAAATGGGCCACTTTTGTCTAATGTGATCTTTGTATTTCCATCACTATAAGATCTAATCGGGTTTGATTTGTTGCAGTTATTGTAGTTTTCTTCCGACACTTCCAGCACCGAATCTGTCTTGGAATCGTACTTCAACACTTTGGgattaaaagtgagaaaatgTCAGCGCAAGACCGATTTAACGTGGAAAAAAATCAGTGATATCTTATTACATATATGTATAATACAAAAGGTTCTTGAACAGCAAAAAAAAATGGTGATACGTGCGTTACAAGTAAAAGTGGTTGAAagcaaaacataaaaaaaaaatgaaagatgGGTTTTTAAGGAAAAGTTTTTGAACCACGAATTTATACGccaaacttcaagttaaaaatGGATGAAAAAACTTAGAAGTCATACAAAACGGTGGTCCGATTAGTGGCGATTTAGTTCCTAAAACAGATGATTCTAAATATTTCCATCAAATGAAAAACCATGCAAGATCCAAAAGAAAATAATCTGAAAAAATGGATTTACCAATAGAATCGCCTATTAGGAAGCGGATTTTGGCAGCCCATTTGTTGAACTGGTCAGAAGAAGACGGGGTTTCCCACTTCTTCTTATTTCCACCAACCACGAATTCTCTTGCTTCGGAGAGATTAACAGCCATAAACAAGAAAAGAAGAATATGAAAACAGCAAATAAGGGTTTTCAGAGAAGCCATTTAGCAGACTGTAAGTATTATTAGAGAGAAAACTACTGAGAAAGGTGAAGAGTATGATTTTGGGCTCACATTGGCTTCCTATATATAGTGCTACACCAGGTGATTTGACTTGGTTCGGGAATCTCTATGGGAGGATTGGTTTGGTTGGGCTCTTTTTCTGAagcaattaatttattttctgaCTTTTTTTTCAAAGTTCTTCTTTTTTTCCTATTTTTGGGAAGGATTTGAAAAGAAACTAAATaggaaaatttataaaaatcgtCACGTAATTTAAcatgtttttacttttttttttgattcaTCAGTAACTAGTCAAATTCTTAATCCTATAAGTTTTTTTTCGTCACAATAATAAGTAGTTTAATACTGCTGAAATGACACCATGAAATTGTTCAAATGAACTCGAATTAGCAATCTTCCCTTATTAAATAGCATAGAGTAAAGTAGTCTTTGAATGGTTTGTTAAAATGCAAAAACCATTAAATATGAAAAAAGATGTTGAATTATTTcgagatatatatttttaaaaaaaaagttagaAACGAATTGAGGAAATAGGTTAGGCATTTCCGAGGCTCCAAAGTCCACACCAGAACAAGTGACGCGTGCTAGCAAGAAATGtgggattttttatttttcgaacGTTGGGTCTAAATTATACTTAGGTGTAATTATTCTTCATAGTTATTACTAATTAGTTAAAAACAGAGCCGTTTCATGTCATTTCTGTGATTACCGGAGAAGGCGTTAAAAGagaaattaatttttgtttacTCCTATTATGTAAAcaaatgaaatttgaaaaagagtcgttcaaattttaaaaacatgaaatttggatatataTTGGATATGTGTGTTCTGATTAATCAAGAATAGTACGTTTCTTCTTGTTAGACGGTTTCATGTATTTTTATCAGTAAGACATGTCAATCAtatctatatttacaataataagtaatacttgtgataaaaaataataatacttttttatggttgatccaaataagagatgtgTCTCACATAATTGACTCGTGAGACTGTGTACAAAAGTTTTTGGGTATCCAGAATCGtgttgattttaattttaatttaaatttttaataaaattttaagtgGTAAAAATTGGTGTTCCAAACaagaaaaaacttgtgtgaggcggtctcacatatcgtattttgtgagacagtgttcttatttgggtcatccatgaaaaaatattattttttatactaagagtattactttttattgtgaatatcggtagggttgattcgtttcacagataaagattcgtgagatcgtcacCTACTCTCTAAACAATTATTGTTGGAATTTaaagattttttaaattttccttATATATAGCGTTGAAGgatattatgatattatctaCTGGTGATGTGCATGTGTGTCTAAGTATATAATTTAGTTTTTCGagtataataatttttcatgttaaGAAATCTTAGTGTTATGAATTTGGAGATTATATATAAGATATTTAGTAGATGTGaacaaaaaaaaactaaattaacCCAGTGATTTGGATCGATTTTTAGTCAATTATATGTTTGATTGGTTCTAAAATCAACCAAATAGAAAAAAGTTGTCTCGGTTTAAATTGTACTTAGAATTCCTAACTGATCTTATACATGAGAAAATTATAGGATATGCTTTGTTTAAAACTCAACtcacaatcattttttttaaccaTAAGTACTTTTTTATTTAGATTAATCACGAGTTCTTGATTTGTTGTAataattgaatttattttcttttttaatttagtTATTCCTCTTTGCCGTTTTAAATAAGAgcatgtcttttgtgagacggtttcacgaatctttatttgtgatacgagtcaaccttatcgatattcacaataaaaaataatactctttgcataaaaaataatattttttcatggatgacccaaataagatatatatctcacaaaatacgacccgtgagaccatctcacacaagtttttgcatttattataatatatttgttGGTCCATGTTATAAGTTATAACGGATGCTTGTGGAGTTTCTTTTGAAGCtaaaataaatcatatcatgaggatttattaatatttattttaaatttgtaaTATAATTATCATGAACTTAATTTTTATCGAAAACAAAACCCtaacttattttttaaaatttattttaatattttaaaagacCAAACAAAATAGCATCCCAAAATTCACTGAGACGGATCCCAAAATATgtccaaaaatatatatatttgtattattttcataacatcatttttttttgtaattataGTAATAAAAAGATCTTATAatacaaaatatataaatatttctgCTCAATTATCttatttcttattttatttaataatattagcaatttattttaaaaataaaattttatagtttAATTCAGGGTTTAGAAACTTAACACGTGTGGTCAGTACTGTATTGAAATTTTCTACAAATAAATTTTGCCTCGATCGAATTGTATTTAGTTAACCATCGGATATGTGCTTGAAttcttttaatttcttttttaaaattcaaatttgaatcacATGTCTCATGAAAATATAAACTACATTTAAGTATTtgcattaattatataattttatttaatttgatttatatctttgagttttgtGTAACTTTTATACATTTAGTTTTCATTATTTTCTaagatattattatatatatatatatatatatatatatatatatatatatgtaaaattatgtttttaaaatttttaaagagtaTCGTCGTTAACTTTTGGTATATAAATTCCTATTATTATTATCTTAATTACAACTTTAATATAATGATTTTAACATGTTTTTAAAagtattaaaattttcaaacaaaatttattcatctaataaatgtaaaaaaatttgtttattctttaaaattttcatagacaaaataaggcaaaaacttgtgtgagacggtctcacgggttgacccgtctcacaaataaagattcatgagatcgtctcccaagagacctactcacaaaataatatataatttttttaatatatttttctatttttttaataacaGTTTCactcaataaatataaaatactcAGTTTGTCGATAAAAAATTGTTATCTTTATTTGAGGTTtatcaaaattaaataaattgtttataataatatttaacatgtaaaaataattattatatggataaatttaaataataatttaaatactaatatttattaattttctcattaattacttaaaataacattgTGTACGAGTAAAATATTAGTAAATTTAAAACGCAAGTGATGCATAAGATATATGCCACTGTGTGGCCACAAATGGTCTACATTTGTTGGGCTTCTTGTTAATGAAATTAGTACTAGGCCTTTTGTTCGGCTGATCTGAAAGCTTTAAAAATTTACTTATTTGGCTAACAAACgattaaatcattaaaaattgTATATATGAACTTAGATCATCTTTTCTCTTGAACGTACTTCTAGCTCAATCTTAACATGCATGATATCACAATCATATTTACTGTTACGTGTTGGACTACATAATAGATCACCTGATACTGTTTTATAAACTTCATGTTCTATTTGTTTATTTCTTAGGCACGAGAAGAGTTTGATAGATCTCTCACATCACTTGGATTAAGTATTTGGAACTTGGAAGTTGTATATATAGATTTAGGCAACCTTCTCAGTTTTTGATAGTTTAGTTAAGTCCAAAAAATTCACTTGCATGCAATGAGTTATACATTATATATaaagtatttgaaaaaaaaaatcttgcaACTGCATCTATACAATAACATATGTGCCATCTAATACGTGATAGTTGAATTTTCAGATGAAAGACACGTGTATAGTTCACTGTCATAGACAAAATCTTTGACTGCTGATTTCAACCATTCTCCTTTCATTATttagttatatatataaaaaaaaaacatagacAAAATCTTTGACTGCTGATTTCAACCGTTCTCCTTTCATTAttagtatatataaaaaaaattaatttttttaataaataaatatattttgacaataacatactccataaaccaaaatttaattatataagtCACATTTACTTTTCCgtttgtattaaatatgtagACATGTATTCTTATTTAGCAATATTTCTCCTGTTTTTCACTAATATAccctatttaaattaaataattttatcacaattAACTAACTATTGAAAAGATTACAAATTGTGTAAATTGTTAAAAGATCAAATGTTTATCATTTGGCCGAAAGTTATAGATAGATGTTTATACAAGGCgcaactttattttcttatacTTGTGACAGCGCAGAGTGCACCTACTTTGGTACTAATGAATCGGACTGTTAGGGTCATGAGTTCGGGGAAGTACGTGTTTATCTGCTGGTTGTGTTTCATATATCTTAGATATCAGTATTATTTTTTTCCTACCAACGACCACGTCCTCAGCAAAGACAGTATTACCCATTAAAATCTTGTGTCACTCTTTTACGACACAAATAACAGTTTTACACACGAGAACTTCCAAGAAGGTCATCTATCTGAGAGCTACTCTCATTCATATACGCTTAACCTAACATCTTCCAATTATAGAAATATGTTTCGAGAGAGACTTGAACTCACGACCTATCTTCTGATACCACCTAACGCATTATAAATGTCGATGAATACACGATTCCGTTCACATGATAACGAGTGTTGATGTCTTTCAAAAAACAAGTTATATAAGCACTCGCTAAACATCTATCTTGATGCGATGTGTTGTTTCTTTTTTTGATTGGGTgcatgttaatgtattgacaaACATCTATGTATCGACAAACATATATGACTTAACATTGGATACTGCTGATTTATATcatgttgtatatatatatcaacaataTCGAATGCCATGTTGGCACTTTATCAAACAGTTTTGAAAGTTGTAagacaaaataatttaatatatcaTGGTCAAAATTTGATGATTTAATAAACCAAAACCTGAAATAAGactaatgtatataaataaatatataatatttgaaaatgATTTGGAATTTAGAAAACATATATAAATCAAAAGTAAGAGTAGGATAGAGTGTGAAACAATTGTGCAACTCAGTCGAGAAACAGTAAATTATTAtggatttatttattattttcatcCAACCTCTCAATCTCAAGTTATAAAAGTGCCAGCGGTATGACAACCGTTTTTTGTacccaaaagaaaaaaaatttctcacGAATTAactgagtgtgtgtgtgtgtgtgtgtgtgtgtatatatgatAACTTTGATATAATTAGATATACATCCAaatttatctatttatttaatataaattattagaatatttttttatg is drawn from Primulina eburnea isolate SZY01 chromosome 10, ASM2296580v1, whole genome shotgun sequence and contains these coding sequences:
- the LOC140803805 gene encoding early nodulin-like protein 14 — translated: MASLKTLICCFHILLFLFMAVNLSEAREFVVGGNKKKWETPSSSDQFNKWAAKIRFLIGDSIVLKYDSKTDSVLEVSEENYNNCNKSNPIRSYSDGNTKITLDKSGPFFFISGAEGHCEKGQKLEIKVLSANHSQLQPVTREPSPADIDHLAPAPATLDR